tctagtccaggggtactcaaactgcggccctccagatgtccatggactacaattcccatgagcccctgccagcaaacgctggcaggggctcatgggaattgtagtccatggacatctggagagccgcagtttgactccccctggtgtaGTCTATTTCCACGGGGGTCCCAGGAGGTGTCTTATTCTGCTTGGTGGTCATTTTGCTAGGGTTCCCTCGGACCCTGGATCTCTCTTTGGCAGGGGATCGGTTTCTGTTGTGTTTGGTTGGATTGTGGGTAGCCCCGATGGCTTCTTAAGGCTGCCCATTCTGGTTGTTAGGTGTGCCCAGGGATGTTTGTCTCTGGACGGGTGGCCCTCATTGCCAGCTATGGCgtctcagggttgcccagtccagggtgtaaactgcacggagcttttattccaaccccagatcgattcagtccctgccctctacacagaatgcgatttccgtttggattttggacgattttaattttccttctgcagcaaggaggattgatccggagtgaccctacctttattgtgcgatatcttagagtgcttttaagcctgaatatccattgTGAAAGAAAGCTccctggtagagaacctctgataggctacacctggtcatatgatatgcttgccttaaaggagaagcccctaatttctctcaacttctgtcggtcctggatttttcctccctcctctgccttttttgatcctctccccctcccgtccaagaaaaaaaagaggctccctgcttggctcctcttccccccccttcaagaaaagaaagaaggaggcttgccccacccccacctcctgagcctccctaaccatgtgcagaagactttcctgtttcaatggggagggggggaaggaagaatggagttcaaagcgatctgaattcaacaggattgacaatggaataaagaaagtaagtgcagactctgcccaggtgtgtGAAGCGTGCTGAGTGTGTTTGGTGAATGTCATGCAGTGTGTCAGGAGAGGTGTCTGACTTTGATGGAGTTGATGTGTAGGTTGTCATGGTCCTTGGGTGATTTTTTGATTAAGGGGTGAATTACGTGGGGGAGTCAATGTGGGAATGAATTGATTAGGGGTGGTCACTTGGCCAGTTCGGttgtgtggttaggagtgcggacttctaatctggcatgccgggcttgATTATGCATtctcccaaatgcagccagctgggtgaccttgggcttgccacagcactgataaaactgttctgaccgagcaggaacatcagcactctctcagcctcacccaccccacagggtgtctgttgtggggagaggaaagggaaggcaactgtaagccgctttgagcctccttcgggtagagaaaagtggcatataagaaccaactcttattattcttgGACTAGTTCCTTTGGGTTagactggagaggggggggggtcagttgagTTAATTGGGTGTGGACAGATCAGGTTGGATCAACCAATATAAGGGAACAAGCCATCTGGATTCGCTGGAGGTGGGAAGGCAGGTTAAATTAATTAAGGGTATCAATGGGGGTTAAGACTATCAACCATAAAGTGATCAGCTCAGGATGGATTGGAGGGAAGGTAGTGTCAGGGATCAGACAAAGTCCAGTTAGTAAAGTCTGTGATAAAGAGACATGCAGGATTTCAGGATAGGTGAAAATCCAAAGGAGAACTTTATTGAATAGACGATACAGAGTACTGATGCATGCCAAGACCCATTGAGCAGaggtcttggcagagacaaaggcacAGTAGACATCAGGTGATACTTATAGTGCTGACCCAGTAGGGGAGGGGGGCCAAGGTTTAGGTGGGAGACCAAGTGATACAAAGAGGTGCAAAGTTTCCCAGCCAAGCCAGATGACTCCGCTTTGATCCAAACTGTTACATTTCTGTTTCGTTTCCCCGAGCTCAGCAAGGTTGTTGGAATCAGATAGATAAGGGGCCCCGGTGAGAACTTCAgtggaaggcagaggaggccaggAACTGGGGAAGGATTTATAGTTTTATGATGACACCTGACCTGGAGGCCACCAGGAGATACATACCAAGAGAGGGGGGCATGCACAGGGGGTTCATGACAGGTAGTTGGTGGGTAAGTTAATGGGTTTGTAGTTAATTTGGGGTGAGTTAACAGTAGAGTTGAGTCAATCAGTGACTGGAGTAGCGAATTTGATTAGGTTGGTGGGTTTTAGATGAGTGactatcccccctccctttttccacCTCTTCCCCGCCCCTGTGAGGCCAACGCTTCCGCTGAATTAATGTTTCCTGCCTAAACTGCTTCTCATTGAAATAATTCCGGCCTACTTGAATGCTTCCCGCCTAAATTGTTCTTGCCCACCTGAGTGCTTCCTGGCTAAGTTGTGGTCCGGGGGTGACTTTGGCCAAGTTCTTCCAGCAGACCTCCCgccacccactcccccccccatgaattaAAGATGCTGACCAGTTTTGACCCAGTGGGGACCCCCGCGGGCAGAGGCCGTGGCGGCAAtggtggtcactgtgggtgggtgggtaattgtgagttcctgcactgtgaagGAGGTTGGCTTGGATGGCCCCGGAGGCCCCTGCTTTCCCCATGGGCTGCAGCAGGATGACCACAGCCCTCTTCTGCTTGGCCCTCCCAGAAAAGCGAGCAGCAGGACAGCCAGGCTCCTCTGGCACCCCACAGCAGAAAACAAGGAGCGAGCGAGCCTCTTGAGGCACCCAAAACAACAGCAGATTTATTGCAGCACAGACATGCACAGAGCGCAGGGCAAGCGTCCAGCACCAACAGTTAACGCTCCGAGGCTGCCTGGGCTGAACGCAAGAGGTCCTGGAAGGCCAGAGGCTGCCGGGACGTGGAAGAACCAGTCAGGCCAGCAGGTCACTGACTGGGAGCGGCATTCGGGTCCAGCGTTTCCCCTCCTCCAGGGGCTCCAGATTGAAAGGAAGGGCCCACTGGTGTCGGCAGGAGCCAGGGGGGCAGGCCGCAGGGAAGCTCTTCTGggcagctccacccccagagagGGAGCATGCAGGCCCATTCCGAGCGAGCGGGAGTGTATGGACATCTGCCCCCCGGAGGGCCGTCAGCCTGTGCGGAAGCAGTCAGTGGCCTCTGTGGCCTGAGCCCGAGGGGAGGTCTCAGCTTCCCACATGTTGGTGTCGATGCTCACTGCTGAATGGCGCAAACTTATGGATGAGCCGCCTCTTCCCCCAGCAGGTCCAGGTAGGCCCCAGGGAGCAGGTCCTCCGGGTCGATGCCCAGCTCTGCCATCAGCTGCTGGGCCACGAGGGCACCCTCCTGCGGGCTCTGATGCTCCTCCAGCACCACCTGCAGGGAGGCAAGAAGGGAGGTGTTCCCACacctgggagctggagggggaatcCAGGGGTGGGTGGCCCAGGTGCctgcaatcccccctccccacccacatggCGTACAGCTGGCTAGCTTCCCAAGAGGCTGAGAGCTGGGGCTGGACAAACACCCAGACAGCAAGAGCAGCACGCAgataacccccccaaaaaaagatataAGTGGAATTCAGGGGGCATCCTGGGTGGCCGTAGCAGTCCTGGGAACCACACGTAAACACACCATGGCGAGCAAGGTCTAGCATGGGAAGGTAAGGAGGGCCTGCTAGCAGCTTTTCACCCTGTGAGGGCTTCCCAGGAAAATGCCAAAAAACCAAGGGCCCATCAGCTGCGTGAAGTCAAACCTATTAAAAAACTGACATTGGCTGAAAGTATTGTGTGagataagattggccagggaagcccattgtaacaagaaaagatttttcagttatgtgaggatcaaacataaagtaaaggaggcaataggcccactgttgggtggggatggacaaactctaacagaagatgcagagaaagcagaaaggctagtgcctattttacatctgtttttttcccacaggtcaaagggtttagggacatctagagatggccgtagccaaaggacagtgtctgggtggcaggttgacatggacagagaggttgtcaagaggcatttagctgcactggatgagttcaaatccccttggCCAGATGAAaggcacctgagagtgctcaaagaactttccggagaacttgcagaacccttgtccatcatcttcaggacctctttaaggactggagatgtcctggaggactggaagagagcaaaccttattctgatcttcaaaaaagggaggaaggatgacccgggaaactacagaccagtgagtctgacctctgttgtggggaagataatggagcagatattaaagggagcgatctgcaaacatctggaggacaatttggtgatccaaggaagtcagcatggatttgtctccaacaggtcctgccagaccaacctggtttccttttttgaccaagtaacaggtttgctggatcgtggaaattcagttgatgtcgtttacttggattttagtaaagcttttgataaggttccttatgatgctctgatggataaattgaaggactgcaatctggattttcagataatttttcagatagatacacacttttcttggatgttttaggatgctttgggctgatcctgtgttgagcaggtggttggactagatggcctgtatggccaactctatgattctatgataagaatCTCAGAAgggcccagctgggtcagaccagggagggcccatccagtccagcctcccgtctcacccaggggccagccagttcctctgcaggtccagccacagggcagagaggccgaggccttcccctgagaacaccctcagaagagccctgctgggtcaggccagggagggtccctccagtccagcctcccatctcacccaggggccagccagttcctctgcagggccagccacagggcagagagtccaaggccttcctctgagaagaccctcagaagagccctgctgggtcaggctagggagggtccctccagtccagcctcccatctcactcaggggccagccagttcctcctcaggtccagccacagggcagagaggccgaggccttcccctgagaagaccttcagaagagccctgctgggtcaggccagggagggtccctccagtccagcctcctgtctcactcaggggccagccagttcttctgcagggccagccacagggcagagaggccgaggccttcccctgagaagaccctcagaagagcactgctgggtcagaccaggggtccatccagtccagcctcctgtctcacacaggggccagccagttcctctgcagggccagccacagggcagagaaaccaaggccttcataagaagagttctgctgagtcagaccaatggcccatttgTTCCAGCATTCtaactctggagggccaacagcagcccccccccccgcccccttctgtCCCTAAGGAAATGGGCAGAGGCTACGTGAAGCCAGGATTTGGAAGGGATGCTGCCAAGATGGGTCTCTGTGACCTGCCTGGACTCCTGCCTCTGctttttctctgtgaggctgccctCAACCCccatctctcctgccccccccccccccccgctggcctCCTCTGCCTGCCAGTCCATCCTGCTCCCCCTTAGCCCTGGTCCTGAGCCCCATTTGCCTCTGGCTCAAGCCCCAGCTGAGGTCTCATTGTCTGAACTTCTTCCCTGAACCTGCTGACAATGCAGGCTGGGCGTTCTGCTTCCTGGTTGTACACTGGGAAGAAGCCCCCGAAAACACCTCCGCCATGCCGCCATTGGCAGCTTCACTTGCCTCCAACTCCATGAAGTCGCCCAGCCCTTCCACACGATCCAGGTGGACACGCGTCTGGCCCACCTGGTAGACACGGCGCTCCTTCTTCACCACGCCCCTCACGCCCAGAGCCTGGGAGAGCAcagcctgcagaggaaaggggcaGCCCTGCTCAGAGCTCTGCATGCGGAAGCTGCCCCCCTCCAGGGCAACTTCTCCCACTCAAAGGCTCCAGGGGCTCCAGCCGTAGGGAAGGCTGCCTTGGGGGAAGCTCTGCCCCTCAGAGGGTTCTCTGCCCAGGTCCAGTCCAACCAGGCCATGCCACACCTTAGAAGGCTTCCAGGTGACCCCTGGCAGTCTCAGGGCCGACTTCTGCCAGATCCCGCCTGGTCAATGACGCCCACATGACTGAGGAGCAGCCATCTGCTCGACGGTTGGAGTCAGGACGCTCTTCTGGGAGAACTGTTGGGCCAGTTTGGGAGACCTAACACATTTTGCTCTGGCCCAGAAAAAGAGATGGTTTTGCAGAGGGAGGCGGGAagggcctggaaaggcttccTGAGAAAAAACTGCTACAGAGCCCACCCTTGCGCCTTCATTGGCACTGTAGCTTTTTATAATAAACACATGAAAAGGACACCGTGTTTCCTGTCCGGCTaatgtggatcccccccccccccccacacacacacgcactgttctggaggacccaggcagctggatgTTTTTTGTGGCTTCCGAGGCCCTACCCTGATTAGCTTCCCCAAGTGGGACCTCTGTGATCGGTTCAGGGCTCGAAAGGCCAGGGGGTTCGGTCTGTCTGGAGAATGTCCAGGCTGCACGTCACAATCATGGCTTTGGAGAAGACAGCGGCTTCCATAGGAACGGCAACCAAAGCTCA
Above is a window of Paroedura picta isolate Pp20150507F chromosome 5, Ppicta_v3.0, whole genome shotgun sequence DNA encoding:
- the LOC143838755 gene encoding uncharacterized protein LOC143838755 isoform X2, with the protein product MAGRVEVKARARDPALLAGLAERLSGSPARLEAHSDTFFAAPRGRLKLRHSAAVLSQALGVRGVVKKERRVYQVGQTRVHLDRVEGLGDFMELEVVLEEHQSPQEGALVAQQLMAELGIDPEDLLPGAYLDLLGEEAAHP
- the LOC143838755 gene encoding adenylate cyclase CyaB-like isoform X1, with amino-acid sequence MAGRVEVKARARDPALLAGLAERLSGSPARLEAHSDTFFAAPRGRLKLRHSADGHGQLIFYERPDAEGPKLCCCAVSPTEDPAGLTAVLSQALGVRGVVKKERRVYQVGQTRVHLDRVEGLGDFMELEVVLEEHQSPQEGALVAQQLMAELGIDPEDLLPGAYLDLLGEEAAHP